Proteins encoded in a region of the Trypanosoma brucei gambiense DAL972 chromosome 4, complete sequence genome:
- a CDS encoding T. brucei spp.-specific protein: protein MGRKIYCQPVPLFCCSLLFMQWYPVTLMDASFLVTAITKQKKN from the coding sequence ATGGGGAGGAAAATATACTGCCAGCCGGTTCCGCtattttgttgttctctGCTTTTTATGCAATGGTATCCAGTGACCCTCATGGACGCAAGTTTCCTCGTCACCGCCAtcacaaagcaaaaaaaaaattag